The Pseudalkalibacillus hwajinpoensis DNA window GAAAGATAGCTTCCTGTACAGCCTGAAGGGTCGCTTTTTGAATGCCTTTGTGGTCTTGATGGCCAGATAACCCATGGGGTGGAAAAGTAACAACAGCGTCAGGCTTAACCTGTTCGATCTGGTTAATTACTTCATCTATTAATACTCCATCTTGAAGCTGACTTAGCTGACCATCTTTATAATCACCGATAATGAGTTCATTAATTCCGAGCAATTTAGCGGCCATCTCCAATTCTTTTTGGCGAACGATTGAAAGATCTTCGGGATTGCAAAGAGGAGGTTCCCCACATTTGCCGGCATCACCTGGTGTCGCACTATACAGGACTGTATTTGCATCCTGCTGTTGCGATAATTCAAATAGTGTACCACCAGAAGTAAATGTTTCATCATCAGGGTGTGCAAATACAAACAATATTGTTCTTGTCATAGGATTTCCTTTCTTGAATCAGTCTATGGGTAGTATAACGAATATGAATCCAGGTTTTCCAATATTATTAACTAACGATGGTCATTAGAGGTTACATAGCTTTCGAAAAACATGGTATGATGAGAGGAGTTTTGGTAAGTTCCACTCGATTTATTATCGAATATACTAACATACATAAAAGCAGCCCAGGAGGTATAGGTCATGAAAGTTGGAGTTCTTTATGGAGGCACTTCTGCAGAGAGAGAAGTTTCGCTATCCAGTGGTAAAGGAATTATGAATGCACTTAAAGCGAACGGTCATGAAGTGATCGGAATCGATTTTCACCCGGAAAGGTTACAGGAAGTCATGGATCTAGATGTTGAAATCATTTTCATTGGTCTTCATGGTAAATATGGTGAAGACGGACGGATTCAGGGTCTGTTGGATATGCTCGATATACCATACGTAGGTTCTGGCGTTCTTGGATCCGCGGTCGCGATGGATAAAGCAAAAAGTAAGAAAGTACTGAAGGACTCTGGTATTCGATTAGCAAAAGATCTTGTTTTATATAAATCCGACGATCAACAACCCCTCGACTTGCCTTTTGATTATCCTGTAGTTGTTAAACCAAATAGTGAGGGTTCAACAATAGGACTAACAATTGCCCGGGATGAAGAGGAACTCCAGAAAGGTATTAAAGAAGCTTTTCATTTTGATAGCACCGTCATCCTTGAAGAATTTATTTCTGGTACCGAAGTTACAGTTGCTGTGATGGGTGAAAAAGGAAATGTTAAATCCCTCCCAGTTGTTGAGATTGTTCCTAAAAATGCATACTATGACTATGAATCAAAATATGCTGAAGGAGGAAGTGAGCATATCGTTCCTGCCAGGATTTCATCCAGCTATACAGAGTTGATTCAACATCAATCCGTTGTCGCTCATGAGCTTCTCGACTGTGACACATATTCAAGAGTAGACTTCATCGTACCATCAGATGGTTCTGAACCTGTCTTTCTTGAAGTGAACACTCTTCCTGGCATGACACCAACTAGTTTATTCCCGGATGCAGCTAAAGAGATCGGCTATACCTATGAGCAAATGATTGAAAATCTCATCCAACTTGGTTTAAACAAGAAGTAATAAATGACCTCACTGAAGTGGGGTTTTCCTTTTCATTCATTAAGTAATACGCCTGTTTAGTAAGCGTTTTCATTTATGTGGAACAAATTGCATAAATGTGGGTAGAATGCCTTCTCATAGGTTGGCGAAACGTGTATACTATGTTTTGAAAGCAGAGCATTAGAACATTCTATAAATAAATTAAATGAATAGTTAATTTGGTGAATGAGAGAAAGGCCGTCTTAAATGGGCCTAAGCTGAAAAACAACGGAGTATGTGCACAGTAATGGGAGGTAAAGCAATGGTCGACAAAAACGAAACAGCTAATGGACAAGGTAACTCAAAAAAACGGAACGTCTTAGAGTCGACGCAATCGGTCATTCATGAGGCGCTTGACAAGCTAGGTTATCCTAGTGAGGTTTATGAGCTTTTAAAAGAACCAATGAGGTTAATGACTGTCCGTATTCCAATCCGTATGGATGATGGGTCAATAAAAATCTTTACCGGTTATCGCGCTCAGCACAATGATTCAGTTGGGCCAACAAAAGGTGGCGTACGCTTTCATCCCGATGTAACTGAAACGGAAGTAAAAGCGCTTTCCATTTGGATGAGTTTGAAAGCCGGCATCGTCGATCTACCTTATGGTGGAGGAAAAGGTGGCATTGTTTGTGATCCTCGGGAGATGTCATTTAGAGAACTAGAACGGTTAAGTCGTGGCTATGTTCGAGCAATTAGCCAGATTGTTGGACCAACAAAAGACATTCCGGCACCAGATGTATTTACAAATTCACAAATTATGGCCTGGATGATGGACGAATATAGCCGTATTCGTGAATTTGATTCGCCTGGTTTCATTACTGGTAAACCACTCGTACTTGGTGGTTCTCATGGAAGAGAATCAGCCACAGCTAAAGGTGTAACCATTTGCATACGTGAAGCTGCAAAGAAAAAAGATATTAAAATTGAAGGAGCACGCGTCGTTATTCAGGGATTTGGTAATGCTGGAAGTTTCCTTGCGAAGTTTATGAATGACGCTGGAGCAAAAATCGTAGGGATTTCTGATGCTTATGGCGCTCTTCACGACCCAGAAGGTCTTGATATTGATTACTTGCTCGACCGAAGAGATAGCTTTGGGACAGTAACCAAGCTATTTAAAGAAACGATTAGCAATAAGGAGCTTCTTGAGCTTGATTGCGATATTCTTGTTCCGGCTGCAATCGAGAACCAGATTACAGAAGAGAATGCCCATCAAATTAAAGCAAGTATTGTCGTAGAAGCAGCTAATGGGCCGACTACGATTGAGGCAACAAAGATTCTAACTGAACGTGGTATTCTTCTAGTGCCAGATGTACTTGCAAGCTCCGGTGGTGTAACGGTATCTTATTTTGAGTGGGTTCAAAACAATCAGGGCTATTATTGGACTGAAGAAGAAGTCGAAGCAAAGCTTGAGAAAGTAATGGTTAATGCATTCAATTCTATCTACCGTACCTCTGAAACACGACGGGTTGATATGAGACTATCGGCTTATATGGTTGGTGTTCGGAAGATGGCAGAAGCTTCTCGCTTTAGAGGCTGGATATAAATAGTTGCTAATCCATTGAAAATTCCCTATCATTCAGGTAGGGAATTTTTCTGTTCATTTGTGTAACATAAAAAGAGAAATATGCAATACCTTATGGAAAGTTCGGGAGTGAGTGAAATGAGAGAAGAAAAAATAGTTATTATAGGGGCCGGTCCATGTGGGATGTCAGCTGCTATTGAATTAATGAACAAGGGATATGACCCATTACTTATTGAAAAAGGGAACATTGTAAATGCGATTTACCATTATCCAACTCATCAAACTTTTTTTAGTTCCAGTGAAAAGCTTGAAATCGGTGATGTGCCATTCATAATTGAAGAGCGAAAACCGAAGCGAAATCAGGCTCTTGCGTATTATCGTGATGTAGCAAAACGGAAGGACCTGCGCATTCATTCATTCGAAAAAGCAAAAAAAGTAACGAAGACAGAAAATGGATTTGTTATTGAAACGGAAAAAGTACATGAGTCTAAAGACATGAAGTACTGTGCAGAACAATTAATCATTGCAACAGGGTATTACGATAGTCCTAATTACATGGGTGTACCGGGTGAGGATCTCGACAAAGTCCTCCATTATTTTAAAGAACCACATCCTTATTTTGATCAGGACGTAGTTGTAATCGGCGGTAAAAACTCCGCAGTTGACGCAGCACTTGAGCTTGAAAAAGCTGGTGCGAGGGTAACGATACTTTACCGAGGGTCTGATTACTCCAAAAGTGTTAAACCGTGGATTCTTCCGGAGTTTGAGGCACTTGTAAGAAATAAGAAAGTATCGATGGAGTTTAACGCAAGTCTAGTAGAAGTTCGAGAAAAAGAAATTGTATACGAAGTAAATGGCGAGTATAAAGCGATTACCAACGATTTCGTATTTGCTATGACAGGGTATCATCCGGATCATTCCTTCCTTACGAAGATCGGGATTGAAATTGATAGAAAAAGTGGACGACCAACGTTTGATGATAAGACTATGGAGACGAATGTGGATAATTGCTACATTGCAGGCGTCATTGCTGCAGGGAATAACGCTAATGAAATCTTTATAGAAAATGGACGGCTGCATGGAGCCATGATCGCCCGTGCGATTACTGAGAAATCAAAAGAACCTACCGAATAAGGTAGGTTCTTTCACAAGTTTTGCTTACCTAAGAAATAGGCTGTGCAATTCATCAGGATTCCGTGTGGCTTCAAGCGTTACCAATAATTTAAGACGGGCTTTTTGACCATTCAGTCCGTTGGAGAAAATAACGCCCAGATCTTTCAAGCGTTTACCTCCGCCTTCATACCCATAAACATCCTGTACAATCCCGTTAAAACAACGAGAAACCATCACAATAGCTATTCCTTGGTCTCTTAGTTGTTTGATGCCTTCCATCATCTCTGGTGGCACGTTCCCTTGACCAAGCGCTTCTATGACGATGCCATCAATCCCTAGTTCTCCTGCAGCAAATAAAAGCTCTGAGTCCATTCCAGCATACGCTTTTAATAACATCACTTTCTTTGTCAATCCTGAGATATGGTAGCGGTCACGATTCGTCAATGTGTGATGGAAGAAGACACGCTGTTTTGTAACGATCCCAATTGGTCCATATTGTGGACTTTGAAAAGTTGATACATTACTCGTATGCGTTTTAGTTACATTTTTTGCAGTATGTATTTCATCATTTAGAACTACCAGGACGCCTTTACCTTTCGCTTCCTCGCAACAAGCAACTTTGATAGAAGAGATCAGGTTATATGGTCCATCAGAACCAATTTCATTACTCGATCTCATCGCACCAGTAATGACGACTGGTAAATCCGTTTGAAGAACCAGGTCAAGTAAATAGGCCGTTTCTTCGAGTGTATCCGTTCCGTGAGAAATAACGACACCACTAATGTGTTCCTTCTTGATTCTTGTTTCGATTCTTTCGGCGATCCTGAACATGATTTCGGGAGTCATATGTGGAGATGGGATATTTAGGAAGTCATCTATAATAACATCGACTCCCTGTAACAATTGTTTAAGTGTTGCATTGAGAGGATTTTCTTTTCCAGGAGCGACTGCACCTGACTCTTTGTTTTCCTCCATCGCGATTGTTCCGCCTGTATGAATAATTAATATATTGCTCATAGGATCACCTCGCCATTTCTTATTATTTGTTTCCATAAATAAAGTAACATGATACGATTAGAAAAGTATAGGTATGATTGAGCCTGCCTTTTTGACTACATGCAGGGTAGAAATGGGGAAAGCGTATGTTTGCAGCAATTACTGCTGGAATAGCGCCAGGCATTGCACTTCTTTGCTTTTTTTACCTTAAGCATCATCAGTACGAGTCCGAGCCGATTGGTCCTGTTGTACGAAGTTTTGTGTTTGGAGCTATGCTTGTTTTTCCGGTCATGGTCATTCAGCATGGATTCAAAATAGAAGATATCCTACAATCTCCATTCAGCCAGGCTTATCTAATGTCAGGCTTACTTGAAGAATTTCTTAAATGGTTTATTTTCTATTTTACCGTTTATATCCATATTGAATTCAATGATTTCTATGATGGGATTGTCTATGGTGTTGCCATTTCACTCGGGTTTGCTTCCGTTGAAAACGTCTTTTACTTGTTCGCCTATGGCATTCAGGAAGCGTGGTGGCGTGCTTTGCTACCAGTATCTAGTCATGCTTTATTTGGATTGATGATGGGGTCGTACCTTGGTAGAGGGAAATTATCTTTGCAAAATAAGATTGGAAAGTGGATTGGGCTTTCACTACTTGTTCCTTTTTTGTTTCATGGAACGTACAATTATCTTGTTCTTCAAATAAACAGCAATACGATTTATTTAATGATCCCCTTTATGCTGGTTCTTTGGTTCGTAGGTTTAAGGAAAATGAAAGCAGCTGACTTAAATCAGGCAAATTTAATGCAAACCAAAGAAAATATGAGAATGTCTTAACGAACACAAAAAGGATGCCGATATTGGCGTCTTTTTTTTGTGTTTGCAAAAAGCGATAATTTCAATTGGTGCAGATCTAATTAATTTTTGTATAAAATACCTCTCGATACAAAAACTACAGGTGTGAATACAGAATGATCAGGGAGGTCCACACGATGAGAAAGGCAAGTCATATCTTGAAAATCCCTCTGATAATCGGTTTATTATGCGTACCGCTTATCACGGTACTAGATACAGGAAATAAAGTAGAAGCTTTCTCGAATCAGGTTATCCAGCAGGGTGCTACTGGAACGGATGTCATTGAACTTCAAGCGAGACTAAAACACATCGGTTTTTATACAGGTAATATTGACGGGGTATTTGGATGGGGAACGTATTGGGCGGTAAGAAACTTTCAATATGAATTTGGAATGGATGTTGATGGACTCGTTGGACCAGAGATGAAGTCGAAGCTAAGTAAGTCGACAAAATATGATCCATCTATTCAGCAGCAGGTAAATAAAGGTGGGAACAAGAATGCCGGACAGCCTTCACAAAAAGTGGATAAACCTAAAGAATCTGCAACTGTTCAAGGGAAAAACACTCCATCTGGTTATTCTCAAAATGATATTAAACTACTTGCAAATGCGGTGTATGGAGAGTCAAGAGGAGAAGCATACGAAGGACAGGTTGCCGTGGCGGCGGTTATTCTTAATCGCGTGCAAAGTGCGTCTTTTCCTAATACTGTATCAGGCGTTATTTTTGAACCGCGTGCTTTTACAGCCGTCTCAGATGGGCAGATCTGGCTTACCCCAAACGAACAGGCGAAAGAAGCAGTGCTGGATGCGATAAATGGATGGGATCCTTCCGGTGAAGCGCTTTACTACTTTAATCCGAACACCGCTACTTCAGGGTGGATCTGGACACGACCTCAAATTAAGCAAATTGGTAAGCATATATTCTGTGAATAGTGGAGGTGTATAGACGTGATTCGATCAATTCTAATCGGCGCGCTAGCCATTGGTGTTGCTGGCACAGGTTACTGGGGTTACAAGGAACACCAAGAAAAGAATGCGGTGCTCATTAATGCAGAAAATACGTACCAGCGTGCGTTCCATGATTTGAATTTTCATATGGATGCCCTGGAAGAAAAAATTGGTTCTACGCTAGCGATGAATTCTGGAACAAGTATTTCACCAGCCCTAGCTGAAGTATGGCGGTTAACATCAGAGGCGCAAAATGATGTGGGGCAACTCCCGCTCACTTTAATGCCCTTTAACAAAACGGAAGAGTTTCTCTCAAATATCGGATCATTCAGCTATCGTGTAGCCATTCGAGATCTTGATGAAAAGCCACTTTCAGGTGACGAATACGAGACGCTAAAGAAATTACACAGCCATTCCAATGAAATCAAAAATGAGCTTAGAAAAGTTCAAGCGATGGTTATTGATCATAATTTACGGTGGATGGATGTCGAACTCGCTCTTGCTTCAGAGTCACAGCCACAGGATAATACCATTATTGACGGGTTTAAAACAGTTGATAAGCAAGTAGAGGGATATAGCGAAGTGAATTGGGGCCCTGAGGTAACCCAGTTAAACGAAAAAAAAGAAAATCTCACTAAGAATATTAAAGGAAAAGAACTAACTGAAGAAGAGGCAAAAAAGCATGTTGTTGATTTTCTTGATCTCGACCCAAAAGCCTCTATTGATATAACAACAACAGGGGAAAAGTCAAAGTATAAAGCTTATAGTTTATCCATTGAAAATCCTGATCAAAAATCGAGCATTAACCTCGATGTTACGAAAAAAGGTGCAAAGCCAATCTGGATCTTAATGGACAGGGAAATTGGAGAACAGAAAATCAGTCTGAATGAAGCTGCAGATAAGGCGAAAGGTTTTTTGAAAGAGCATGACATTACGAATATGACGATATCTGAAAGCAGTCAGTATGACAAAATGGGCGTGTTTACATTCGTCTACCAACAGGATAATGTTACTGTTTATCCTGATGCTGTTCATATTAAAGTAGCCCTTGATAACGGCGATATTGCTGGTTATGAATCGCTGGAGTATTTAACAAATCACCATGAGAGAGAACCATCTAAAGCAAAAATTTCTAGAGATGAAGCGTTAAAGCAGGTGAACCCGAATGTACAGGTGATGGAAGAAGGTCTTGGAATCATTCGGAATGATATTGGAGAAGAGGTATTATGCTACGAATTTATGGGGACAATTGAGAATGAAACGTACCGTATATTTATTAATGCGAACGATGCTAAAGAAGAACGAGTTGAGAAAATGGATGGTACTGAAATGAATTACGACACGTTATAAAAAAGGGAGGGGTCATGCGTGAAGAAAGTAGAACGGTTAATCCTTAAACTGATTGTAATCCAGTTTACGTTCCTGATAATTTCGCAGGCTCTTCTTACACAGGATCATTTTCGGATTTACTTAAGTAAAACCCTTTATTATGAAGGTGTTGTAAAAGATTTGCCTCAATCAATCAAGGAACAATAGTCAATAGACCGAAAAAATGTCTTATGTTATGATAAATAGGAACTTTTGGTTTAACAGAAAAGCAGGATTCCCTGCTTTTTTTGTACTTTATTTTTGATTTAGTAGATGGAAAGGCGGAGCGTAAAAGGAATGCTTTTTCTGTTGAATGACGATTGATGAATGGAATGTGGAGGCAAGAGTTAAGATGAAAAAGAAAATTAATATAGCAATAGACGGACCTGCAGGTGCCGGTAAAAGCACAGTAGCAAGACAGGTAGCTGATAACCTTACGTTTCTTTATATTGATACAGGCGCGATGTACCGGGCCCTGACTTATAAAGCAATTGAAAAAGGAATCGATTTAGAGGATGGGCCATTGCTTAAAAAGCTCCTTGATGAAACGGTAATCGATCTCCAAGTTGGTGAAAAAGAACAGCACGTCTTGATCGATAATAGAGACGTAACGACTGATATCCGTTCATACGATGTGACGAATAACGTTTCCTTTGTGGCAAGACAAAGTGAAGTTCGTAAAGAAATGGTAAAACGTCAGAAGTTATTAGCTAATAAGGGCGGGGTTGTTATGGATGGACGTGATATCGGTACTTACGTTCTGCCTGAATCTGAGCTTAAAGTGTTTTTAAGTGCTTCAGTAGAAGAACGAGCAATGCGACGTTATAAAGAACTCCTTGAAAATGGAATTGAAGCTGATTTCGAACGGATTAAGAAGGAGATTGCGCTTAGAGATAAACGTGACTCAGAGCGAGAAGTGGCTCCGCTTGTAAAAGCGAAGGATGCTACGGAGATTGATACAACTTCGATGACAATTTCAGAAGTCGTCAATTCGATCCTTCAATTAGCGAAAGAAAGGGCATGATCAAGTGAGTTTATATAGAGTGGGAAAAGGCCTATTTAAAGCTTATTTTACGTTATTCAATCGCGTCACTGTCGTTGGAGCGGATCAGATCCCAAATGATAAAGGGATCCTCCTCTGTTCCAATCATATTAATAATCTTGATCCACCTCTCGTTGGAGCAATGTTTCCAAGAGATGTCCATTTTATGGCTAAATCGGAGCTTTTTAAAATTCCGGTTTTAGGAAAGTTAATTCATAAGGTTGGTGCGTTTCCTGTTAAACGCGGAATGAGTGACAAACAGGCATTAAGAAGCGGAATGAAATTCTTAAAAGATGGCGGTGTCGTCGGACTCTTTCCTGAAGGAACGAGAAGCAAAAACGGTGAACTTGGAGAAGGTCTTTCAGGGGCGGGATTTTTTGCACTTCGTCCAGAGGTGACTGTAGTACCCTGTGCCATTAAAGGATCTTATAAGCCGTTCGGGCGTTTGAAAATTGTTTATGGAAAGCCGGTTGACTTATCTCCCCTTCGTGTAGAGCAGGGAGCGGCGAAAAAAGCGACGCAGGCAATCATGAAGGAAATTCAGGATTTAATCGAAATACATCACAAATGATTCAATATTTTTAAAAAATTTAAATAAATGCGTCAGGATACTTGACAAATCCGCCAATTTTAGTGAAAGTTAGAGGAAAGGGTGCTTAACTTTTCAATAAAATTCTTTCGCTTTTGGTGGAAGGCTTTTATAAATCATATCGAAAAGTTTTATTTCTTTTGGATTGAAGGAGGAGTTTGTCAATGGGTGAAGAGATGAATCAGGAAATGACTGAGTTCAAATCATTCGAAATTGGAGATGTGGTGACTGGTAAAATCTCCAAAGTCGAAGAGAAACATGCATCAGTAGATGTAGGCTTCAAAATTGATGGAGTGCTGCCAATCAGCGAACTGTCAAGCCTTCACGTCGAAAAGGTAAGCGACGTGCTTTCAGAAGGTGATGAAATAGAAGTGAAAGTAACTAAGGTTTCTGAAGATGAGCTCGTGCTTTCTAAAAAAGCTGTTGAAGCGGATCAAGCATGGGATGCACTCAAAGAAAAGTATGAGAATTCTGTTGCGTTTGACGTAAAAATTGCTGATGTCGTTAAAGGTGGTCTTGTGGTTGACCTTGGTGTTCGGGGCTTTATTCCAGCATCCCTTGTTGAAAGACACTATGTGGAGGACTTTGCGGATTACAAAGGTAAAAACCTGAGCGTGAAAATCGTTGAATTTGATCCTGAAAAAGCCAAGGTTATTCTTTCACATCGTGCAGTGCTAGAGCAAGAAGCTGACCATAAGAAACAGGAAACACTTTCTTCACTTCAGGCGGGACAGGTTGTTGAAGGAACTGTTCAACGTTTGACAGACTTCGGTGCATTTGTTGATATCGGTGGAGTAGATGGCCTGGTACACATCTCTCAAATGGCCCACCACCGTGTTGAGACACCTTCTGAAGTAGTGACCGAAGGACAGCAGGTAAACGTGAAAATTCTTTCTGTTGACCGAGATAACGAACGTATTTCATTATCCATTAAAGAAACACTCCCGGGACCGTGGGAAGAAGTAAAAGGTAAGCTAAATACAGGAGATGAGATTGAAGGAACAGTAAAGCGTCTTGTAAGCTTCGGTGCATTTGTAGAAGTTGCTCCTGGCGTTGAAGGTCTGGTTCATATTTCAGAAATCTCGAATAAACACATTGGCACACCTCAAGAAGTACTCTCAGAAGGTGAAACCGTTCGTGTAAAAGTTCTTGATGTTAATCTCGATGAGAAGCGTATTTCATTAAGTATTAAAGTACTTGAAGCTGATCAAGTATCCAGCGAAGTTGAAGAATATCAAAAAGATTCTGATGGAAACTCTCCATTCTCACTTGGCGATATGATCGGTGATCAACTTAAAAAATATAAATAAGCAAAAAGCTCTCTATCATAAATGATAGAGAGCTTTTTTGGTTTAACAAAAGCGGTTTGAATCATTTAGTGTTATTTCTGGCCGTTCCTTTTCCGTGCATTAGATGGCCCTTCGAGCATGGAAGCTCCATGATGCTCTAATGATTGATCACGGTCTGATTCTACACGATTGGATTTCTTTAAATTTTTTTCCTGGCGATCTTTACCCACTTTCATCCCTCCATTTCCATAATTCATCTCTCTTAGCATGAAGGAAACAACGAAAAGTTATGCATTCTTGTTTTTCGATGTCTATTCATTATGAATTATTCCCATACTGGTCATAATGAAAGGGGGTGCGGTTCGAATTGGATGGGGCATTTTTTCTATGGTTTACTTGGATGGGAGTGGTTATCACCGCTTTCTTTCATAATCATTCTCAGCGTCGAAAACCTCTAATCGTTTTATTGCTAACTGCAATTTGCCTGGTGAATATTCAATTTAACATTATGAACTATACAGTCACAGCCCTATTTCTACTAGTATGGGGCTACGGATATCGCCTATTACTTGGAAGTATACAGGTTACATTAAAATATGGCGTATTGGTACTTATTACGGTCACAGCAGCTTATACCGCTATTAAGTTATTTTCGGTTTATGATCCGGTATTTACTTACTTATATACGAAGTGGACAATTTCGGCCTTTCTTTTTGCGATCGTTCACATTACGTTGAGTGGCACTGCCGAGCGCTGCTCCTTTTTACTGATAGGCATTGTACACGGGGAATCGATTTTAACAACACTTTTTGAGCAGATGGGGATCAACCGCATTGCAGGAAGTCCTGAAGCACTTGATATCATGGCTATTTCAATTATGGGAACCATTGTCTGGCACTACTTTGTTCAACTGACGTTACAGCTTGAAAAACATGTAAAAGAATATCAGGAAAGACGGGGTTATTCATGAATGAGTACACTTTTTCTATTCTGTTCGGGGTGATTTCTGGTACGTTAGCCCGTATTTATATGTTTCGTACCGATTATCGGCAATACCCGACTTACCCGCATGGCATGATCATTCATTTAGCTTTAGGTTTTATAGCTGCCTCGCTTGGATCACTTGTTGTACCTTCCATTATGGAAGAAGAGTTTACAGCTGTAACGTTCCTTACACTGGCTGCTTCTCAGTTTAGAGAAGTTCGAAATATGGAAAGAAAAACGCTGACTGAAATGGATTCGCTTGAACTGGTTCCAAGGGGAGCATCCTATATAGAAGGAATTGCGGTAACCTTCGAAGGAAGGAATTATCTCGTTATTTTTATTTCATTTGTCTCCTCATTTGCTTATCTGGCGATCAATATGTGGGCAGCATTCGTAGCTGCGTTTCTTTCATTTCTTGTGGCTAAAAAGTACATGACAGGGAGCAAACTTGGGGAAATCGCTTTGATCGAGCAGTCTACTGTTACTTTCAAAGGAGCAGGTCTATATGTGGATAATATTTATATTATGAACATTGGTATTCCTGCAAGACAAAAGGAAATCCTTGCTCATGGACTTGGATTTATTATTAGTCCGAAAAATTTCGATGCAAGATCAACAATTGGAAATCTAGGTCAACGTCAGGCCATTCTTCATGATTTGGCTATTTCACTCGGGGTGTACAGAGATTCGGGCACTCCGGCTCTTGTTCCTCTTATTAAGCGAGACTTAGACGACGGAAGAATAGGAGTTTTCATTCTTCCTCAAAACAAAAGTGCTGAACTCGCAA harbors:
- a CDS encoding DUF5359 family protein translates to MKKVERLILKLIVIQFTFLIISQALLTQDHFRIYLSKTLYYEGVVKDLPQSIKEQ
- the cmk gene encoding (d)CMP kinase, with translation MKKKINIAIDGPAGAGKSTVARQVADNLTFLYIDTGAMYRALTYKAIEKGIDLEDGPLLKKLLDETVIDLQVGEKEQHVLIDNRDVTTDIRSYDVTNNVSFVARQSEVRKEMVKRQKLLANKGGVVMDGRDIGTYVLPESELKVFLSASVEERAMRRYKELLENGIEADFERIKKEIALRDKRDSEREVAPLVKAKDATEIDTTSMTISEVVNSILQLAKERA
- a CDS encoding lysophospholipid acyltransferase family protein, translating into MSLYRVGKGLFKAYFTLFNRVTVVGADQIPNDKGILLCSNHINNLDPPLVGAMFPRDVHFMAKSELFKIPVLGKLIHKVGAFPVKRGMSDKQALRSGMKFLKDGGVVGLFPEGTRSKNGELGEGLSGAGFFALRPEVTVVPCAIKGSYKPFGRLKIVYGKPVDLSPLRVEQGAAKKATQAIMKEIQDLIEIHHK
- the rpsA gene encoding 30S ribosomal protein S1, whose protein sequence is MGEEMNQEMTEFKSFEIGDVVTGKISKVEEKHASVDVGFKIDGVLPISELSSLHVEKVSDVLSEGDEIEVKVTKVSEDELVLSKKAVEADQAWDALKEKYENSVAFDVKIADVVKGGLVVDLGVRGFIPASLVERHYVEDFADYKGKNLSVKIVEFDPEKAKVILSHRAVLEQEADHKKQETLSSLQAGQVVEGTVQRLTDFGAFVDIGGVDGLVHISQMAHHRVETPSEVVTEGQQVNVKILSVDRDNERISLSIKETLPGPWEEVKGKLNTGDEIEGTVKRLVSFGAFVEVAPGVEGLVHISEISNKHIGTPQEVLSEGETVRVKVLDVNLDEKRISLSIKVLEADQVSSEVEEYQKDSDGNSPFSLGDMIGDQLKKYK
- a CDS encoding YpzI family protein, whose amino-acid sequence is MGKDRQEKNLKKSNRVESDRDQSLEHHGASMLEGPSNARKRNGQK
- a CDS encoding YphA family membrane protein; its protein translation is MDGAFFLWFTWMGVVITAFFHNHSQRRKPLIVLLLTAICLVNIQFNIMNYTVTALFLLVWGYGYRLLLGSIQVTLKYGVLVLITVTAAYTAIKLFSVYDPVFTYLYTKWTISAFLFAIVHITLSGTAERCSFLLIGIVHGESILTTLFEQMGINRIAGSPEALDIMAISIMGTIVWHYFVQLTLQLEKHVKEYQERRGYS
- a CDS encoding YIEGIA family protein codes for the protein MNEYTFSILFGVISGTLARIYMFRTDYRQYPTYPHGMIIHLALGFIAASLGSLVVPSIMEEEFTAVTFLTLAASQFREVRNMERKTLTEMDSLELVPRGASYIEGIAVTFEGRNYLVIFISFVSSFAYLAINMWAAFVAAFLSFLVAKKYMTGSKLGEIALIEQSTVTFKGAGLYVDNIYIMNIGIPARQKEILAHGLGFIISPKNFDARSTIGNLGQRQAILHDLAISLGVYRDSGTPALVPLIKRDLDDGRIGVFILPQNKSAELAIKVISKVPTLENAIRMPTETKEKGSDQS